A portion of the Candidatus Binataceae bacterium genome contains these proteins:
- a CDS encoding Fur family transcriptional regulator yields MPRLEEGTARTVVSHPPTGQAEQRLGVFHARLKERGLKSTGQRDDIARVFFDLGRHISAEELYAEVKKVNPHVGYATIYRTLRLLKECDLLYERHFEEGQARYEAAGGNHHDHFICERCGRIIEFHNDAIERQQQAVARELGVTLTRHKMELYGLCPDCRARPG; encoded by the coding sequence ATGCCACGCCTCGAGGAAGGCACCGCGCGCACCGTCGTCAGCCATCCGCCGACCGGCCAGGCCGAGCAGCGGCTCGGCGTCTTTCACGCGCGGCTCAAGGAGCGCGGGCTCAAGTCCACCGGCCAGCGCGACGACATCGCGCGCGTCTTCTTCGACCTCGGCCGCCATATCAGCGCCGAGGAGCTTTACGCCGAGGTCAAGAAGGTCAACCCGCACGTCGGCTACGCCACCATCTACCGCACCCTGCGCCTGCTCAAGGAGTGCGACCTGCTCTACGAGCGCCACTTCGAGGAAGGCCAGGCGCGCTACGAGGCCGCCGGCGGCAACCATCACGACCACTTCATCTGCGAGCGCTGCGGCAGGATCATCGAGTTCCACAACGACGCGATCGAGCGCCAGCAGCAGGCAGTCGCGCGCGAGCTCGGTGTCACACTGACCCGCCATAAGATGGAACTCTACGGGCTGTGCCCCGACTGCCGCGCGCGCCCAGGTTAG
- a CDS encoding universal stress protein, translating into MIKRILVGIDTSEHSRVAQAYAFALARRLGATLIGLHVVDIVSIEGSFFHDISGSLGLEPYLDFSSKMREVLTARGRAVVEQFCEAARRENLAAEPMLDMGVVANQICERAKGADLVVIGHRGVHERFSTGLLGSTAESVARKSPRPLFVSPMRLREIRTLALAYDGSERASKAMRAAAEFATELGAPLRVITVARDARLGERTLDEARHYLEPYALKASFKLLAGHAHEEIVRFLSESETDLLFIGAYGHSRIIEMVLGSTTEYVLRNAPCPVFLSR; encoded by the coding sequence ATGATCAAACGCATCCTGGTCGGCATCGACACCTCCGAGCACTCGCGCGTCGCTCAGGCCTACGCCTTCGCGCTGGCGCGCCGCCTTGGCGCCACCCTCATCGGATTGCACGTCGTTGACATCGTCTCGATCGAGGGTTCGTTTTTCCATGATATCTCAGGCTCACTCGGACTTGAACCCTATCTCGACTTCTCCTCAAAGATGCGCGAGGTGCTGACCGCGCGCGGGCGCGCGGTGGTCGAGCAGTTCTGCGAGGCCGCGCGGCGCGAGAACCTTGCGGCGGAGCCAATGCTCGATATGGGCGTGGTGGCCAACCAGATATGCGAACGCGCCAAGGGCGCCGACCTCGTCGTGATTGGCCATCGCGGCGTGCACGAGCGCTTCTCCACTGGTCTGCTGGGTTCAACCGCCGAGAGTGTTGCGCGCAAGAGCCCGCGCCCGCTGTTCGTCTCGCCGATGCGCCTGCGCGAGATTCGCACGCTCGCGCTCGCCTACGATGGCAGCGAGCGCGCGTCCAAGGCGATGCGCGCGGCGGCGGAATTTGCCACCGAGCTGGGCGCGCCGCTGCGCGTGATCACCGTCGCGCGCGACGCGCGGCTGGGTGAACGCACGCTCGACGAGGCGCGCCACTATCTCGAGCCGTACGCGCTCAAGGCCTCGTTCAAGCTGCTCGCCGGCCACGCCCACGAGGAGATCGTGCGTTTCCTGAGCGAGAGCGAAACCGACCTGCTGTTCATCGGCGCTTACGGGCACAGCCGGATAATCGAGATGGTGCTTGGCTCGACCACCGAGTACGTGCTGCGCAACGCCCCTTGCCCGGTGTTCCTGTCGCGTTAG
- the glmS gene encoding glutamine--fructose-6-phosphate transaminase (isomerizing), whose amino-acid sequence MCGIIGYVGPREAVPILLGGLARLEYRGYDSAGVATIANGAGMGIRRAVGKLENLRRALDGSPLGGSIGIGHTRWATHGRPSEENAHPHKAGPVAVIHNGIVENYVELRAALVARGHKLRSETDTELISHLIEERVRAGDGLTEAVRQAVRQLRGSFSIVVLSETEPDKLVAAKTATPLVLGLGKGENFVASDIPAILGHTRQTLVLEDGELAEVGPASVRLMTFDGAAVERVPRQIEWDAVAATKGGFQHYLRKEIAEQPQAWIDTLSGRATAASSAVRFEGELLPPAGPEAIGRIVMVSAGASWISSLIGKFMIEELCGIPVEVDYSAEFRYRRPPIDARTMMIAVSQSGETADTLAAMEEGRRRACHLLALTNTVDSSIARKADAQLYTRCGPEISVTTTKCFLTQIEAFYLFAIHLAARLGRLSESEVNTMLQPAFAIPAQIKEVLERRERQIERIARKYGKARDFLYLGRGINYPVALEGALKLKEISYIHAEGYSAGEMKHGPIALIDEEMPVVVIIPRDSVYEKTLSNLKEVESRNGRIIAVTDHPTPELEEVAWEIIEVPSTHRMLMPVLTTVPLQLLAYHIAVYRGTDVDQPRNLAKSVTVE is encoded by the coding sequence ATGTGCGGAATCATCGGATATGTCGGCCCGCGCGAGGCGGTGCCGATTCTGCTCGGCGGACTGGCCCGCCTTGAGTATCGCGGCTACGACTCGGCCGGCGTGGCGACAATCGCCAACGGCGCCGGGATGGGCATCCGGCGCGCGGTCGGCAAGCTGGAAAACCTGCGCCGCGCGCTCGACGGCTCGCCGCTGGGCGGTTCGATCGGAATCGGCCATACGCGCTGGGCGACTCATGGCCGCCCCTCCGAGGAGAACGCCCATCCGCACAAGGCCGGCCCGGTCGCCGTAATTCACAATGGAATCGTCGAAAACTACGTCGAGCTGCGCGCCGCCCTGGTCGCGCGCGGCCATAAGCTGCGCTCGGAAACCGACACCGAGCTGATCTCGCATCTAATCGAGGAGCGCGTGCGCGCTGGCGACGGGCTGACCGAGGCCGTGCGCCAGGCGGTGCGACAACTGCGCGGCTCGTTCTCGATCGTCGTGCTGTCGGAGACCGAACCCGACAAGCTGGTCGCGGCCAAGACCGCGACGCCGCTGGTCCTCGGCCTCGGCAAGGGCGAGAACTTCGTGGCCTCCGACATCCCGGCGATCCTCGGCCATACGCGCCAGACCCTGGTGCTCGAAGACGGCGAGCTGGCCGAAGTCGGGCCCGCCAGCGTGCGTCTGATGACCTTCGACGGCGCGGCGGTCGAGCGCGTGCCGCGGCAGATCGAATGGGACGCGGTCGCCGCGACCAAAGGCGGCTTTCAACATTACCTGCGCAAGGAAATCGCCGAACAGCCGCAGGCCTGGATCGATACGCTGAGCGGGCGCGCGACCGCCGCTTCGAGCGCGGTGCGCTTTGAAGGCGAGCTTCTGCCTCCGGCCGGGCCGGAAGCGATCGGGCGGATCGTGATGGTCAGCGCGGGCGCCTCGTGGATCTCCTCGCTCATCGGCAAGTTCATGATCGAGGAACTGTGCGGAATACCGGTCGAGGTCGACTACTCGGCCGAGTTCCGCTACCGCCGCCCGCCGATCGACGCGCGCACGATGATGATCGCGGTTTCGCAGTCGGGCGAGACCGCGGACACGCTGGCCGCAATGGAGGAGGGGCGACGGCGCGCATGCCATCTGCTGGCGCTGACCAATACCGTCGATTCCTCGATCGCGCGCAAGGCCGACGCTCAGCTCTACACCCGCTGCGGCCCCGAGATCAGCGTCACCACTACCAAGTGCTTCCTGACTCAGATCGAGGCGTTCTACCTCTTCGCGATCCATCTGGCCGCGCGCCTGGGGCGGCTGAGCGAGAGCGAAGTCAACACGATGCTTCAGCCGGCGTTCGCGATCCCGGCCCAAATCAAAGAAGTGCTCGAGCGGCGCGAGCGGCAGATCGAGCGGATCGCGCGCAAGTACGGCAAGGCGCGCGACTTTCTCTACCTCGGCCGCGGCATCAACTATCCGGTTGCGCTGGAGGGCGCACTCAAGCTCAAGGAGATCTCCTACATTCACGCCGAAGGCTACTCGGCTGGCGAGATGAAGCACGGGCCGATCGCGCTGATCGACGAAGAGATGCCTGTGGTGGTGATCATCCCGCGCGACTCGGTGTACGAAAAGACGCTCTCGAACCTGAAAGAGGTTGAATCGCGCAATGGCCGCATCATCGCCGTCACCGACCATCCGACGCCCGAACTGGAAGAGGTGGCGTGGGAGATAATCGAGGTCCCGAGCACGCATCGGATGCTGATGCCGGTGCTGACCACGGTGCCGTTGCAACTGCTCGCCTACCATATCGCGGTGTACCGCGGCACCGACGTCGACCAGCCGCGCAATCTCGCCAAGTCGGTCACCGTCGAGTAG
- the glmU gene encoding bifunctional UDP-N-acetylglucosamine diphosphorylase/glucosamine-1-phosphate N-acetyltransferase GlmU yields the protein MENKAEMERVAAIVLAAGMGTRMRSARPKVLHELAGEPMIGRVMGALAPLRPAPLVVVVGHLADEVAAAARRFAPSDNLIFARQPGQRGTGDAARCGLAAMGPDFDGDVLILYGDMPRVRAAALAAFLAEHRRSGAPLSFISTMMDPPGPYGRVIRDEAGAVRAIVEVRDATPAELAIGEVNSGVYLARADALRTLLDELQPNNAQGEYYLTDAVAIARRQGLSVHAWLCGESWQFEGVNSRMEMAVMEADIRAAVNRRLMESGVTLIDPASAYIGEHVEIGRDTIIGPNVQILGRSRIGADVRIEGTAWLRDVEIGDGCHIKIGVRAEECRIGPDCEIGPFANLRTGTELEGRNRIGNFVETKKARFGRGTKASHLSYLGDAVIGSDTNIGCGVITVNYDGYDKHLTRIGSRCMVGCDTQLVAPVKVGDDVYVASGTTILREIPDGALCVSHHPQRIKPGWVEQWRRRHAGRAESDGSE from the coding sequence GTGGAGAACAAAGCTGAGATGGAGCGCGTCGCGGCGATAGTGCTCGCGGCCGGGATGGGCACGCGGATGCGCTCGGCGCGTCCCAAGGTGCTGCATGAACTGGCGGGCGAGCCGATGATCGGGCGGGTGATGGGTGCGCTGGCGCCGCTGCGGCCCGCGCCGCTGGTCGTGGTCGTCGGACATCTGGCCGACGAAGTCGCCGCCGCCGCGCGCAGGTTCGCGCCGAGCGATAATCTGATCTTCGCCCGCCAGCCTGGGCAGCGCGGCACCGGCGACGCCGCGCGATGCGGCCTGGCCGCGATGGGCCCGGATTTCGACGGCGACGTGCTCATCCTGTACGGCGACATGCCGCGGGTGCGCGCGGCGGCGCTCGCGGCCTTCCTCGCCGAGCATCGGCGCTCAGGCGCTCCGCTATCGTTCATCAGCACGATGATGGATCCGCCGGGGCCGTATGGCCGTGTGATCCGCGACGAGGCAGGAGCGGTGCGCGCGATCGTCGAGGTGCGCGACGCCACGCCGGCCGAGCTCGCGATCGGCGAGGTCAACAGCGGCGTCTATCTCGCCCGCGCGGACGCGCTGCGAACCCTGCTTGACGAGCTTCAGCCGAACAATGCGCAGGGCGAGTACTACCTGACCGACGCGGTCGCGATCGCTCGGCGCCAAGGGCTTTCTGTACACGCGTGGCTGTGTGGCGAGTCGTGGCAGTTCGAAGGGGTGAATTCACGGATGGAGATGGCAGTGATGGAAGCCGACATTCGGGCGGCGGTTAACCGCAGGCTGATGGAGTCGGGGGTCACCCTCATCGATCCGGCAAGCGCCTATATCGGGGAGCACGTCGAGATTGGGCGCGACACGATCATCGGCCCCAACGTGCAAATTCTCGGGCGCAGCCGTATCGGCGCCGACGTACGGATCGAGGGCACCGCGTGGCTGCGCGATGTCGAAATCGGCGACGGATGCCATATCAAGATAGGCGTGCGCGCCGAGGAATGCCGGATCGGGCCGGATTGCGAGATCGGGCCATTCGCCAACCTGCGCACCGGCACCGAGCTCGAGGGTCGCAACCGTATCGGCAACTTCGTCGAGACCAAGAAGGCGCGGTTCGGCCGTGGAACCAAAGCGAGCCATTTAAGCTACCTCGGCGACGCGGTGATCGGCAGCGACACCAACATCGGATGCGGCGTTATCACCGTCAACTACGACGGCTACGACAAGCATCTCACGCGGATCGGCAGCCGATGCATGGTCGGATGCGACACCCAGCTCGTCGCGCCGGTCAAGGTGGGCGACGACGTCTATGTCGCCTCCGGCACCACGATTCTGCGCGAGATCCCCGACGGCGCGCTGTGCGTCTCGCATCATCCGCAGCGCATCAAGCCCGGATGGGTCGAGCAATGGCGTCGGCGCCATGCCGGCCGCGCCGAATCCGACGGCTCGGAGTAG
- a CDS encoding tyrosine recombinase XerC: MLAEIEAFAAALGKASRAADHTVVSYRHDLGDFRRFLVERGAALRAGGEEIDPAAITADHIRAYLSDAMKRLRRSSVQRRLFAIKAFFRWRENVADAPSPARALRSPRVPRRLPSILPEDDVRRLLEADDGNRSPAALRDRAILETLYSCGLRVSELVGLNWRDIDEDVGMVMVRSGKGNKDRLVPIGEPALEALRTWRRAMPVAWEHDGPVITNLRGGRLTTRAVENILARRIVRVGLDASITPHGLRHCFATHLLNAGADLRSIQEMLGHTSLATTQRYTHVSVNHLKEVYRRAHPRA, translated from the coding sequence ATGCTGGCCGAGATAGAGGCGTTCGCGGCCGCGCTGGGCAAGGCTTCGCGCGCTGCCGATCATACGGTCGTGAGCTACCGGCACGACCTCGGCGATTTCCGCCGCTTCCTGGTCGAACGCGGGGCCGCGCTCAGAGCCGGCGGCGAGGAAATCGATCCTGCGGCGATAACCGCGGACCACATCCGCGCTTATCTGTCCGACGCGATGAAGCGACTGCGGCGCAGCAGCGTCCAGCGCAGGCTGTTCGCGATCAAGGCCTTCTTCCGATGGCGCGAAAACGTAGCCGACGCCCCCAGCCCGGCGCGCGCGCTGCGCTCGCCCCGCGTCCCGCGCCGCCTGCCCTCGATCCTGCCCGAAGACGACGTGCGCCGCCTGCTCGAAGCCGACGACGGTAACCGCAGCCCAGCCGCCCTGCGCGACCGCGCCATCCTGGAGACCCTGTACTCCTGCGGCCTGCGCGTGAGCGAGCTGGTCGGGCTCAACTGGCGCGATATCGACGAGGACGTTGGGATGGTGATGGTGCGGTCAGGCAAGGGCAACAAGGATCGCCTGGTGCCGATCGGCGAGCCCGCGCTCGAGGCGCTGCGGACGTGGCGGCGCGCCATGCCGGTGGCGTGGGAGCACGACGGGCCGGTTATCACTAACCTGCGCGGCGGGCGACTGACGACCCGCGCGGTCGAAAACATCCTGGCCCGGCGCATCGTCAGGGTCGGGCTGGACGCCTCGATCACGCCGCACGGCTTGCGCCATTGCTTTGCGACCCATCTGCTCAATGCCGGCGCCGACCTGCGCTCGATCCAGGAGATGCTCGGACACACCAGCCTGGCGACCACCCAGCGCTACACCCACGTCAGCGTCAACCATCTCAAAGAGGTCTACCGCCGTGCCCATCCGCGCGCCTGA
- the hslV gene encoding ATP-dependent protease subunit HslV: MRAPEPDNIVRATTILCVRNAGHVVMAGDGQVSVGQTIMKHGARKVRRLHDDQVLAGFAGSTADALTLFEKFEAKLQEFNGNLRRAAVELAKDWRTDRVLRRLEAMLVVADRESSLLISGLGDVLEPDDGLLAIGSGGNYALAAARALVRHAPAMSARAIAESAMRVAAEICVYTNDRFIMEEL, encoded by the coding sequence ATCCGCGCGCCTGAGCCCGACAACATCGTGCGCGCGACGACCATCCTGTGCGTGCGTAACGCCGGCCACGTGGTGATGGCCGGCGACGGGCAGGTCAGTGTCGGCCAGACGATCATGAAGCACGGCGCGCGCAAGGTCCGCCGGCTGCACGACGACCAGGTGCTGGCGGGCTTCGCCGGCTCGACCGCCGACGCGCTGACCCTGTTTGAGAAGTTCGAGGCCAAGCTTCAGGAATTCAACGGCAACCTGCGCCGGGCTGCGGTCGAGCTCGCCAAGGATTGGCGCACCGACCGCGTGCTGCGCCGGCTCGAAGCGATGCTGGTCGTGGCCGACCGCGAAAGCTCGCTGCTAATCTCGGGCCTCGGCGACGTGCTGGAGCCCGACGACGGCCTGCTCGCGATTGGCTCCGGCGGCAACTATGCGCTGGCCGCGGCACGCGCCCTGGTCCGCCATGCGCCGGCGATGAGCGCGCGCGCGATCGCAGAGAGCGCGATGCGGGTGGCGGCGGAGATCTGCGTGTACACCAACGATCGGTTTATAATGGAAGAGCTGTGA
- the hslU gene encoding ATP-dependent protease ATPase subunit HslU, which produces MAGPYVMTPREIVSELDRYIVGQHEAKRAVAIALRNRWRRQNVVPELRDEIAPKNILMIGPTGVGKTEIARRLARLAQAPFVKVEASRYTEVGYVGRDVESMIRDLAEISVKMVREEERERVAIQAREAAEERLLDILYPPPTKVRRAVGITPSGASAPESDSHAETREKLRRLLRGGHLDEREVEVEVTAQTTPMVEVLTPQGMEEMGVNMRELLGQFMPKKTKRQKVKVPQALELLTQEEAARMVDMEKVAHEAIHRAEQSGIVFIDEIDKIAGRQAAHGPDVSREGVQRDLLPIVEGSTVNTKYGAIRTDHILFVASGAFHTTKPSDLIPEFQGRFPIRVELRALSRDDFIRILTEPENALTKQYVALMETERVHLGFTDDGVAALAEIAAQVNARSENIGARRLHTVLERLLEDLSFSAPELAERTVTVDSAYVHQRLDPIVKNEDLSRYIL; this is translated from the coding sequence ATGGCAGGCCCCTACGTGATGACGCCGCGCGAAATCGTCTCGGAGCTCGACCGCTATATCGTCGGCCAGCACGAGGCCAAGCGCGCCGTGGCGATCGCGCTGCGCAACCGCTGGCGGCGGCAGAATGTCGTCCCCGAGTTGCGCGATGAGATCGCGCCCAAGAATATCCTGATGATCGGTCCCACCGGCGTGGGCAAGACCGAGATCGCGCGCCGCCTTGCCCGCCTGGCCCAGGCACCCTTCGTCAAGGTCGAGGCCTCGCGCTACACCGAGGTCGGCTACGTCGGACGCGACGTCGAATCGATGATCCGCGACCTCGCTGAGATCTCGGTCAAGATGGTGCGCGAGGAGGAGCGTGAACGCGTCGCGATCCAGGCGCGCGAGGCGGCCGAGGAGCGCCTGCTTGACATCCTCTATCCGCCGCCGACCAAGGTCCGCCGCGCGGTCGGCATCACGCCTTCCGGCGCTTCCGCGCCCGAGAGCGACTCGCATGCCGAGACGCGCGAGAAGCTGCGCCGCCTGCTGCGCGGCGGTCATCTTGACGAGCGGGAAGTCGAGGTCGAGGTCACCGCGCAGACGACTCCGATGGTCGAGGTGCTGACGCCGCAGGGGATGGAAGAGATGGGCGTGAACATGCGCGAGTTGCTCGGTCAGTTCATGCCCAAGAAGACCAAGCGCCAGAAGGTCAAGGTGCCGCAGGCGCTGGAGCTCCTCACCCAGGAGGAAGCCGCGCGGATGGTCGACATGGAAAAGGTCGCTCACGAGGCGATTCATCGGGCCGAGCAGTCCGGCATCGTCTTCATCGACGAGATCGACAAGATCGCCGGGCGCCAGGCGGCCCACGGCCCCGACGTCTCACGCGAGGGCGTCCAGCGCGATCTGCTGCCAATCGTCGAGGGCTCGACCGTCAACACCAAGTACGGCGCGATCCGCACCGACCACATCCTCTTCGTCGCCTCTGGCGCTTTCCATACCACTAAGCCCTCCGACCTGATCCCGGAATTCCAGGGGCGCTTTCCGATCCGCGTCGAGCTGCGCGCGCTCAGCCGCGACGACTTCATCCGTATCCTCACCGAACCGGAAAACGCGCTGACCAAGCAGTACGTGGCGCTGATGGAAACTGAGCGGGTGCATCTTGGCTTCACCGATGACGGCGTCGCCGCGCTAGCCGAGATCGCCGCCCAGGTCAACGCGCGCTCCGAGAACATCGGCGCGCGCCGGCTCCATACCGTGCTCGAACGGCTGCTGGAGGACCTCTCGTTCAGCGCGCCCGAGCTGGCCGAGCGCACGGTGACGGTCGACAGCGCCTACGTCCATCAGCGGCTTGACCCGATTGTGAAAAACGAGGATCTGTCGCGCTACATCCTCTAG
- the argB gene encoding acetylglutamate kinase — MLVEALPYIQRFRGKTFVIKYGGHAMEAAELRESFAQDVVLLKTVGINPVVVHGGGPQISQLIARLGLKSSFVRGMRVTDAETMEAVEMVLQRLNKEIVAQISRHGGRAVGLSGKDGELIVARKLEMTVKDESGAPAKVDIGLVGEVAEINPQVLVPLEAAGFIPVIAPIGYSRDGQTYNINADVAAGDIAAALGAEKLILLTDVEGIKDKDAKLVSTLTVDEAKEMIASGAISEGMIPKVECCMAALRAGVRKTHVLDGRKPHAVLLEIFTESGIGTEVVAE; from the coding sequence GTGCTAGTTGAAGCGCTGCCCTATATCCAGCGCTTCCGGGGCAAGACCTTCGTCATCAAGTACGGCGGTCACGCGATGGAGGCGGCCGAACTGCGCGAGAGCTTTGCTCAGGACGTAGTCCTGCTCAAGACCGTCGGGATCAATCCGGTGGTGGTCCACGGCGGCGGTCCGCAGATAAGCCAACTCATCGCCCGCCTGGGTCTGAAGTCGAGCTTCGTGCGCGGGATGCGGGTGACAGACGCCGAGACGATGGAAGCGGTCGAGATGGTGCTTCAGCGGCTCAACAAGGAGATCGTCGCGCAGATCTCGCGCCATGGCGGCCGCGCGGTGGGGCTCTCGGGCAAGGACGGCGAGCTTATCGTCGCGCGCAAGCTCGAGATGACGGTCAAGGACGAAAGCGGCGCGCCGGCCAAGGTCGATATCGGGCTGGTCGGCGAGGTCGCCGAGATCAACCCGCAGGTGCTGGTGCCGCTGGAGGCCGCGGGTTTCATCCCGGTGATCGCGCCGATCGGCTACAGCCGCGACGGTCAGACCTACAACATCAACGCCGACGTCGCCGCCGGCGATATCGCAGCCGCGCTCGGCGCCGAGAAGCTCATCCTGCTGACCGACGTCGAGGGAATTAAAGACAAAGACGCCAAGCTCGTCTCGACGCTTACCGTGGATGAGGCGAAAGAGATGATCGCCAGCGGCGCGATCAGCGAGGGCATGATTCCGAAGGTCGAATGCTGCATGGCGGCGCTGAGGGCCGGCGTGCGCAAGACCCACGTGCTCGACGGACGCAAGCCGCATGCGGTGCTGCTCGAGATTTTCACCGAGTCAGGAATAGGCACTGAGGTTGTGGCCGAGTGA
- a CDS encoding acetylornithine transaminase, with product MNNAEIVELAHQNLINTYGCVPLAFVRATGAYLYDADGNRYLDFFCGLAVNNLGHGNPRVVRAIKEQAEKVTHVSNVFHTEPMARLAARLCAHFGDGRVFFCNSGAEANEAALKLARRWGHDRGGGRFEVISTLGSFHGRTFGTLSATGQEKYHIGFQPLVPGFRLVPYDDAGAIEKSVHDETVAILVEPIQGEGGVVMPHGDYLKRLRDLCDRRRLLLIFDEVQTGMGRTGRLFAWQHAGVKPDIMTLAKALGGGLPIGAAIAKAEIAQSFTPGSHGSTFGGNPVSCAAALAVLDALEQDGVLENATQVGAYMLERLRKFGKGCSRVKEVRGLGMMIGIVLKGEAKSAADACIRQRLLVNATADNVLRLLPPLTLTRDEAEAGLAIIERALSAGTTAAG from the coding sequence ATGAATAACGCCGAGATCGTCGAACTTGCCCATCAGAACCTGATCAACACCTACGGATGCGTGCCACTGGCCTTCGTGCGCGCCACCGGCGCCTACCTCTATGACGCCGACGGCAACCGCTACCTCGACTTCTTCTGCGGGCTTGCGGTCAACAATCTCGGCCACGGCAACCCACGTGTAGTGCGCGCGATCAAGGAGCAGGCCGAGAAGGTCACCCACGTCTCCAACGTGTTCCATACCGAGCCGATGGCGCGGCTGGCCGCACGCCTGTGCGCGCACTTCGGCGACGGGCGGGTCTTCTTCTGCAACTCGGGCGCCGAGGCCAACGAGGCCGCGCTGAAGCTGGCGCGGCGATGGGGCCACGACCGCGGCGGCGGCCGTTTCGAGGTCATCTCGACGCTCGGTTCCTTCCACGGCCGCACCTTCGGCACGCTGAGCGCGACGGGCCAGGAGAAGTATCATATCGGCTTCCAGCCGCTGGTGCCGGGCTTTCGCCTCGTGCCGTACGACGATGCCGGGGCAATCGAGAAGTCGGTCCACGATGAGACGGTTGCGATCCTGGTCGAGCCGATCCAGGGCGAAGGCGGCGTGGTGATGCCGCACGGTGACTATCTCAAGCGTCTGCGCGACCTGTGCGACCGGCGCAGGCTCCTGCTCATCTTCGACGAAGTGCAGACCGGGATGGGCCGTACGGGCAGGCTGTTTGCCTGGCAGCATGCCGGCGTCAAGCCCGACATCATGACCCTTGCCAAGGCGCTCGGCGGCGGCCTGCCAATCGGCGCCGCGATCGCGAAGGCCGAAATTGCACAAAGCTTCACCCCGGGAAGCCACGGCTCAACCTTCGGCGGCAACCCGGTCTCCTGCGCCGCCGCGCTCGCGGTGCTCGACGCGCTCGAGCAGGACGGCGTGCTCGAAAACGCCACGCAGGTCGGAGCCTACATGCTCGAGCGGCTGCGCAAGTTTGGCAAGGGATGCAGCCGGGTCAAAGAGGTGCGCGGCCTCGGGATGATGATCGGCATTGTACTCAAGGGCGAGGCCAAGAGCGCCGCCGACGCTTGCATCCGCCAACGGCTGCTGGTCAACGCCACCGCCGATAACGTGCTCCGCCTGCTGCCTCCGCTGACGCTCACCCGTGACGAGGCCGAGGCCGGGCTGGCGATAATCGAACGCGCGCTGTCGGCCGGAACCACGGCTGCAGGATGA
- the argF gene encoding ornithine carbamoyltransferase: MGAPRAAAARLIRPRRARVKRDLLDLSSLAPAEADGILGLAARLKAELRAGFEHPYLRGRTLAMIFQKPSLRTRLTFETGMAQLGGHAIYLAPQDIGIGERESVKDVARNLSRWVDLIMIRTFAHEICVELAQEASVPVINGLTDLLHPCQLLADLLTLREHFGDLKKLRVAFVGDGFNMAQSWVEAAALLGFELRVACPPGYEMQGEFVERMRRGKFGLLTHDPVEAVRGADAVYTDTWTSMGHEKEAAQRRRDFKRFQVNRELLAHARRGACVMHCLPAHRGEEITDDVLDGPRSLVLEQAENRLHAQKAVMVWLLRPAVIATGAGPGEAAPT; encoded by the coding sequence GTGGGCGCGCCGCGTGCCGCCGCCGCGCGGCTTATCCGGCCACGCCGCGCGCGCGTCAAGCGTGACCTGCTCGATCTGAGCTCGCTTGCGCCGGCCGAGGCGGACGGAATCCTCGGCTTGGCCGCGCGGCTCAAGGCTGAGCTGCGCGCCGGGTTCGAGCATCCGTACCTGCGCGGCCGAACGCTTGCGATGATTTTCCAGAAACCGTCGCTGCGCACCCGGCTGACGTTCGAGACCGGGATGGCGCAGCTCGGCGGCCACGCGATCTACCTCGCCCCGCAGGACATCGGGATCGGCGAGCGCGAATCGGTCAAGGATGTTGCGCGCAATCTCTCGCGGTGGGTCGATCTGATCATGATCCGCACCTTCGCGCACGAGATCTGCGTCGAGCTGGCGCAGGAGGCGAGCGTGCCCGTTATCAACGGCCTCACCGACCTGCTCCATCCGTGCCAGCTGCTGGCCGACCTGCTGACCCTGCGCGAACACTTCGGCGATCTGAAGAAGCTGCGCGTCGCTTTCGTCGGCGACGGCTTCAATATGGCGCAGAGCTGGGTCGAGGCGGCCGCGTTGCTGGGCTTCGAGTTGCGCGTGGCCTGTCCGCCGGGCTACGAGATGCAGGGCGAGTTCGTCGAGCGGATGCGTCGCGGCAAGTTCGGCCTGCTCACGCACGACCCGGTCGAGGCGGTGCGCGGCGCCGACGCCGTGTACACCGACACGTGGACCTCGATGGGGCATGAGAAGGAGGCGGCGCAGCGCCGGCGCGACTTCAAGCGCTTCCAGGTCAACCGCGAGCTGCTCGCGCATGCGCGTCGTGGCGCCTGCGTGATGCACTGCCTGCCCGCCCATCGCGGCGAGGAGATTACCGACGACGTGCTCGACGGCCCGCGCTCGCTGGTGCTCGAGCAGGCCGAGAATCGGCTCCATGCGCAGAAAGCGGTGATGGTCTGGCTGCTGCGGCCGGCGGTGATCGCCACCGGCGCGGGCCCGGGCGAGGCCGCCCCCACTTAA